GATATCCGCcttaaaaaataatgatgataCAGATCCATTCTATCTAGTCTTCTTGAATGAGAGCTTTGACTATTCTAATGTCCACTATGATGATATAATCAGGCATCtacaacaagaaaaatggaagCAGTATTTATTAGATTatcttgaatttattttcaccCATGAAAATAAGACAAATCTTCAAGTCACCACTCAGCTATTGAATATAtactttgaagatattgacgGTAATTCTGCGAAGATTCAAAaactatttgaaaaaggtcATTATAATGCTAACCAAGCTCTCGCAAGATTGAAAACACACTCGAAATCAGAACACGCTAAAAGGTTGATGGTATCTCCCCTTCAAAAATTGGGCAGGTATGACGATATATTGAGCATATATGTTCACGAATTGAAAGACACCAAAGAGGCTGTTAATTTTGCCTTGAATATGAGAGATATCAAAAATGATAGTCTGAGTAGAGGattaatattcaaaattattgacATGTGTTTGTTGGAGAAAGACCATTCTAGTATAGTTCAATTTGTCCTTAATAATGCTAATCTTGACTTTATCAACTTTGAGGAAATACTCATAAAATTACCAAACGATATGTCGATGAATTTAATGTCGTCGTTGTTGCtcatgaatttgaaaaatatgaataCAATCAATCACAGGCTGGTTGTTAAAAATGAGTTGTTGAGAGCTAACCTGACTCACTTGAAACTAGATAAGATGAATTTGGAGAGAAAAATGGTGAGATTAACTTCTTCTAGTGTATGTTCTAAATGTGGACGCTATTTTAACAAGTCGGAAATTTTATGTTTCCACCCTAACGGTAACATTTTACACTACAAATGTTCCAAAGTCACATACTagcttgaatttttttcaccttttattttttataaactAAACAAGGTATACGCctataaaaataaaatttctACTAAGTGGTCGATATGAAATTAGTAACACTTGAGCAATACTTAGTGAGCTCATCTAACCTGTCCATCGCCTTGTTATttacaaattcaaatgcaCGCAATGCAGCAACAACCTTCTTGGcatcttcattatcttcCTCTGTTGCAAGCTTTTTTATACCAAAGATAGCATCGGAATGGGATTGCAAGAACACAAACAAGATAGCAACTATCATCTCTATATTCCGATTTGATTTAATACCAAACTTCATAGCATCTAAGAAAGATACTATTTCTGAAAAGGGGGATGAAACAGATAGTGATTTaatctcaaaatcaatttgagaaGGTGTCATATCAACCACTAATTTGATGAACTCATCATACTTGGCTAGTCTCAATAGTTTAGTGAAATCGGTTTCAAATTTATATTCTTTTGAGGCATCTAAATCAAGTAATTTAGAAGTGGACTCACCTTGAACTGCTCTTTGGttcatttcatcaacaacattcTTACCCAATTCGTTTTCAATTGCACTATTACCTGCCTTGAGACCGGTAAGttcaaggaaaaatggtaaattttcctgtttttttGGAGCTTCTTTGGTcttatttctttgttttatgttttctAAATAAATCACTGCATTAAATTTGTTCCTCGGATTATTGGAGAATGTAATAAGTTTTTCGTCCAAGACTGGAGGAGAAATGTAAATACCTTCattaaaatcaacttcgtcatcttcaaaagCCCCTTCGAGCATAATTGATCCACCTTCACCACTGACATTTGGCAATAGCATGTTGGCaaaatcatcttcactttcaatatgctttgttgttatttttttgaactGAGACTTGTTGGTCCAAAGGGAAATCCCCACATCGTTAACATGCGCTGTGGCTAAGTATTCACCATTAGGAGACATTTTCAAACTAGTAGCCACCTTGGGTAGCTTAATACCATCAATACAACTACCTGTTGGTAAGTCCCATGTCCTTATAGTCGAATCCAAAGATGAAGAGATCAACCATCTTCCATCATTTGAGAAATCAATGGCGGTTATTCTGTTTGTATGACCGAAGAGTTGTCTAACAATTTTCTGTGAGATTGCATCTATAACTACAATTGACAAGTCATCCAATGCAATAGCAAACAAATCACTTGACCTATGATAGCACAATTGAGTAATTGGAGAATCGAACTCCAGTTTACCAAGATATCTACTTTGAGAAAAATCGTAAAATCCCACAATACCATCTAAACCACAGGAAACCATCTTTCTATTCATGCCATCCAATGCAATACCGGTAACAGTCTTCTTATGTAGTTTatatttctttctcaatAAACCACTTTGCAAGTTGTAAACACCAATACCACCATTACTACTTCcaacaaatccaaaattaCCACATTGAGAAATGGCAATAGATTTAACAATACCTTCGTCAATGGTGTCCAATTTCCATTTACcaacttttttgttttttgagTTCCAAGTTCTTGCAAAAGTTTCATCTTGGTGTGCAGTTAAAATATTGTCCCAGTCACCCTCTCTGGCATTCTCTTGGACCATAGACACAATAGGGGGGAACTTCATTTTGTATTTACCAGATGCGCCTGCTTGCATTTGTCCATTCTTGAccttattttctttttgtgACATTTCCTGAGACTGTGCATCCTTTCTTAAGGAAAATAGCCAGAACGTTCTATCCAACGATCCTGATGCAATAAAGTGTGCATTTTCATCGCTGAAGAGGATCGAGTTAGGTGGAGCAGAATGACCACCACGAGACCTCAAATGTCTTGGAGGGGAGGcaattgaagagtttgTTTCTGATAAGGCTGGATCAAACACAAATTCCTTCAAGGAGTTATCACCACCAGTTGAAACAATAATCGGATTACCATTAAGAAATTGGACCTTTGACACACCACCATACTCCTCCTTGTGaacatttgataaaagatGAATTCGTGCATTTTTATTCAAGTCGTAAAAGAACAGATCACCATTCCTTAAGGATAACACAACATGTGGATTTCCGTCAGTTCTAAATGAAAC
The window above is part of the Pichia kudriavzevii chromosome 1, complete sequence genome. Proteins encoded here:
- a CDS encoding uncharacterized protein (PKUD0A04000; similar to Saccharomyces cerevisiae YLR409C (UTP21); ancestral locus Anc_4.275), whose amino-acid sequence is MSTAVVKRQKNETIPIKSLVKKSKIFSPFRTIGHVSDGSPFAIGTLGATFYIVTIVGKSFQIYDASTLHLLFVSSRQTPDSISCVTARSHFVYCAYGNKVGIFRRGRLEHEIEIPNSSDDPNFKINKLLVFNAYLVAITDNRVYVYENKAPTDKYPTEFYTSFQVNSIYGSIVDLIHMPTHMNKIVIATSKHLLVYNVKTGKNVYTSKEFAETITTITPAPVIDFLAIGTTEGVCKIYNIKKAKTMKTINTGSKSLVTSVSFRTDGNPHVVLSLRNGDLFFYDLNKNARIHLLSNVHKEEYGGVSKVQFLNGNPIIVSTGGDNSLKEFVFDPALSETNSSIASPPRHLRSRGGHSAPPNSILFSDENAHFIASGSLDRTFWLFSLRKDAQSQEMSQKENKVKNGQMQAGASGKYKMKFPPIVSMVQENAREGDWDNILTAHQDETFARTWNSKNKKVGKWKLDTIDEGIVKSIAISQCGNFGFVGSSNGGIGVYNLQSGLLRKKYKLHKKTVTGIALDGMNRKMVSCGLDGIVGFYDFSQSRYLGKLEFDSPITQLCYHRSSDLFAIALDDLSIVVIDAISQKIVRQLFGHTNRITAIDFSNDGRWLISSSLDSTIRTWDLPTGSCIDGIKLPKVATSLKMSPNGEYLATAHVNDVGISLWTNKSQFKKITTKHIESEDDFANMLLPNVSGEGGSIMLEGAFEDDEVDFNEGIYISPPVLDEKLITFSNNPRNKFNAVIYLENIKQRNKTKEAPKKQENLPFFLELTGLKAGNSAIENELGKNVVDEMNQRAVQGESTSKLLDLDASKEYKFETDFTKLLRLAKYDEFIKLVVDMTPSQIDFEIKSLSVSSPFSEIVSFLDAMKFGIKSNRNIEMIVAILFVFLQSHSDAIFGIKKLATEEDNEDAKKVVAALRAFEFVNNKAMDRLDELTKYCSSVTNFISTT